In Yarrowia lipolytica chromosome 1F, complete sequence, a genomic segment contains:
- a CDS encoding uncharacterized protein (Compare to YALI0F09339g, some similarities with uniprot|P15700 Saccharomyces cerevisiae YKL024c URA6 uridine-monophosphate kinase and DEHA0D14762g Debaryomyces hansenii, similar to Saccharomyces cerevisiae YMR157C; ancestral locus Anc_2.358): MFARCSAACAETVARRYLRAAAVYTHPAAPSNFTPTANQARTPPHTNIMFRSRISHLARTMGRMNRPSPMARKYASHELLQGAMPTPVKLVIAFGATTAFFMWAAKQLDKKPVVAEITEEDYNQMVQQTKSKYKKAAFGPNEVSVIFVLGGPGAGKGTQCEKLVNEYGFVHLSAGDLLREEQSRPNSQYGKLIADCIKAGDIVPQEVTIGLLKNAMKESVAKGKTRFLIDGFPRKMDQALKFEEDVAVSKFTLFFECPEEVMLKRLLKRGETSGRTDDNIESIRKRFVTFIETSMPVVDYFETQDRVVVVDCKQDPDVVYDNVKDALHARGIHLKQ, from the coding sequence ATGTTTGCTCGTTGTTCTGCTGCCTGTGCTGAGACCGTCGCCCGCCGGTACTTAAGAGCTGCGGCGGTTTACACGCACCCTGCAGCTCCGTCAAATTTCACTCCTACAGCAAATCAAGCCCggacaccaccacacacaaacaTCATGTTCCGAAGCCGAATCTCGCACCTGGCCCGGACCATGGGCCGAATGAACCGCCCCAGCCCCATGGCCCGAAAATACGCGTCCcacgagctgctccaggGCGCCATGCCGACCCCTGTCAAGCTGGTGATTGCCTTTGGAGCCACCACCGCCTTCTTCATGTGGGCggccaagcagctcgacAAGAAGCCCGTGGTGGCCGAGatcaccgaggaggactaCAACCAGATGGTCCAGCAGACCAaatccaagtacaagaaggccgcGTTTGGCCCCAACGAGGTCTCCGTCATCTTTGTGCTAGGAGGCCCCGGAGCCGGCAAGGGCACCCAGTGCGAGAAGCTGGTCAACGAGTACGGCTTTGTGCACCTGTCTGCCGGTGATCTGCTGCGAGAGGAGCAGTCTCGACCCAACTCGCAGTACGGCAAGCTCATCGCCGACTGCATCAAGGCGGGAGACATTGTGCCCCAGGAGGTGACCATTGGCctgctcaagaacgccATGAAGGAGAGCGTGGCCAAGGGCAAGACCCGATTCCTCATTGATGGCTTCCCCCGAAAGATGGACCAGGCCCTCAAGTTCGAGGAGGACGTGGCCGTCTCCAAGTTCACTCTCTTCTTCGAGTGTCCCGAGGAGGTCATGCTCAAGCGTCTGCTCAAGCGAGGCGAGACCTCGGGCCGAACCGATGACAACATCGAGTCCATCCGAAAGCGGTTCGTGACCTTCATCGAGACTTCCATGCCTGTCGTCGACTACTTTGAGACCCAGGACCGAGTCGTGGTTGTCGACTGCAAGCAGGACCCTGACGTGGTTTACGACAATGTTAAGGACGCTCTTCATGCCCGAGGCATTCACCTTAAGCAGTAA
- a CDS encoding uncharacterized protein (Compare to YALI0F09361g, similar to uniprot|Q7S950 Neurospora crassa, similar to Saccharomyces cerevisiae SNU23 (YDL098C); ancestral locus Anc_2.359) — MSARTERIDFNEGLNTLQLVPATASVGRRGKGAGFYCEVCNLTYKDSIQWIDHLNSKQHLYEIGETDGPRQSTLEDVQKRLKWLTERKRAQEKELDYDINARISARKQLIERQKKKKKDRKRQKREEKVEEGADDEMMAAMGFGGFGSTKK; from the coding sequence ATGTCGGCAAGAACTGAGCGGATCGACTTCAACGAAGGGTTGAACACTCTCCAGCTGGTTCCCGCCACGGCCTCGGTGGGAAGACGAGGAAAAGGAGCTGGCTTCTACTGTGAAGTGTGCAACCTCACATACAAAGACTCCATTCAATGGATCGACCATCTCAACAGTAAACAGCACTTGTATGAGATTGGAGAGACGGACGGACCCCGACAATCGACGCTGGAGGATGTTCAGAAGCGGCTCAAGTGGCTGACGGAGCGAAAACGCgcccaggagaaggagttggACTACGATATCAACGCTCGGATCAGTGCCAGAAAACAGTTGATTGAGcgacagaagaagaagaagaaggatcGAAAGCGACAGAAACGAGAGGAAAAggtggaagaaggagctgacGACGAAATGATGGCCGCCATGGGCTTTGGCGGGTTTGGAAGTACAAAAAAGTGA
- a CDS encoding uncharacterized protein (Compare to YALI0F09383g, similar to uniprot|P20436 Saccharomyces cerevisiae YOR224C DNA-directed RNA polymerases I II and III 14.5 kDa polypeptide (EC 2.7.7.6) (ABC14.4), similar to Saccharomyces cerevisiae RPB8 (YOR224C); ancestral locus Anc_8.646), whose product MSTLFEDSFKTTSVDSARYDRVSRITAQSLNHDDIHLTLDVNTELFPMSKGDVVTVALASQLTDKETTYSGWREPKVGEKSLADDYDYVMYGTVYKFEEGSGEKVAVYVSFGGLLLCLEGGYRHLSSLKQENVYLLMRA is encoded by the exons ATGTCTACTTTATTCGAGGATTCCTTCAAAACCACGTCTGTGGACTCCGCCCGATACGACCGGGTCTCACGAATAACCGCCCAGAGCCTGAATCATGACGACATCCATCTGACTCTGGATGTCAATACAGAGCTGTTCCCCATGTCCAAGGGCGACGTGGTGACCGTGGCTCTGGCCTCCCAGCTgaccgacaaggagaccaCCTATTCTGGCTGGAGAGAACCCAAGGTGGGCGAAAAGAGTCTGGCTGACGACTACGACTACGTCATGTACGGAACCGTCTacaagtttgaggaggGCAGTGGAGAGAAGGT CGCTGTTTACGTCTCGTTCGGAGGACTCTTGCTCTGTCTTGAGGGAGGATACAGACATCTCTCGTCGCTCAAGCAGGAAAATGTCTACCTGCTGATGAGAGCGTAA